From the Hypomesus transpacificus isolate Combined female chromosome 24, fHypTra1, whole genome shotgun sequence genome, the window GAACTTATGAAACAAAACTGGTGGAAGGGAAACGCAGATTACAGAGTCCAATGTTCTTTGAGCCATATAAAGAGTAAATTAATTTTGATAACAGGAATGACCTATTTTGAATCCACGTCTGGTGAACTTGAGTAACACTTACAGGAGTAAGACTGCGAGAACGAGAATGTGCTCCTACTTTTTACACGGCACAATAGTCACACAAATCCTGCATTATTTCACCAGAGCAGGATGAGAAAGCTCTGAAAGAAAAACTATGATTCAGAGTCCTGAACATCATATGGTTCGAGCAAGCATAAAAGTCTCTTTCAAAGATTCCATTTGTCACCGTTCTTCAGTGTCTCAGCTGTTCCCACTCAACCACCGCAGGAAGACCACTGTAATAGAAAATAActttctttaagatgtctaaCAAATTGGGTGGTTTTGCTCACACCCCAGGAATTGTAGGAATACAAGTTCCTCTTTCTTGTCTTATAGACTTATGACTGTATTAAGTTCTGCAACCTGTTTCCTTTTTGCTTTCTTGCATATTGTGGAGTTCATCTTTTGAAAGAAATGAACTATTGCACTCTGATTACATTGCTTTTTGGAACCACTGTTTAAAAGAGTGCTCATGATTCAGTTCTGAACATCTTATGGTTCGAGCAAGCATAGAAGTCTCTTTCAAAGATTCCATTAGTCATCTTGGCTCTAGTGTCTCATAGCTGTTCACTGTAATAGAACATTTctttctttaagatgtctataattTGGCCTacaacaattattattattaaggttttaacttctgtaaagctAGAATAACCTTTAATCGTAAaacagtattgcttaagttcCACTTGCTGACCAAACGTTTCTTGTCCTAGTTCATCTTTTAATGGAAATGAACTAATTAACGGattatgtaactgtctggaactaCTGTTTAGAAGAGTGCTCAGATCATGTCATTTTCAGACAGCCCTTCTGTTACAGACATCACTTAGGTACTGTTTCAGAACTGCTCCTCCATGGTGCAAGAATaaacagaaaaataaaaattCTTCTGACCTCAGACTTTACGATAAAATTCCACCACACCACATACTGGCGTGCTGAGCCAGTAATAACAACTATGTTCTAACACActctgcccctgtgtgtgtgtgcgacttgCAGCAGCATCCACGACCACACGGACTCCCACTGCTTCATGAAGATGCTGCAGGGTCAGCTGAAGGAGACTCTGTTCGAATGGCCCAAAGACAAGACCAACGGCGACATGGTCCAGAAATCCCAGAGGGTCTTGCAGGAGAACCAGTGTGCCTACATCAATGGTAAGGCctgacacacgcgcacacacgcacacaagcacacacgcacacaagcacacacgcacacaagcacacaagcacacacacacacaggctcaatcAAGCTTATGCTCACAATGTGTCTGTACACGTCTTGTAAACACATCCACGCCCATGGATTGAGCTCTACTTTTACAGATTTGAACCTTTTAATGTTCTCTTGTGGTTAACTGATAATCTGTGATAACTGCGGCCCAAACAGGACTCCACATAATGACTGTGTTTCAGATGTGGGTTAGTGACATTCTGCTGACTGTGCAATACAGAGAGACTGTTGAGTCCTGGctatgtttggtgtgtgtgcgtaagctgtgtgtgtgagtaatcagtgtgtgtgtgtgtgtgtaagctgtgTGCGTAAGCACACACATGTTTGTGGGTCACACTTGTGAGAGTTGAAGTGTTTGCCATTCCTAGGTCACATATCATGTTGACATGTGACATGCTGTTCCAGACTCCATGGGCCTGCACCGGGTGGAGAACAGCAGTCACACTGACTGCGCGGCCAGCTTGCATCTTTACAGCCCTCCTTTCCAGCAGTGCCAGACCTTCGACCAGAGAACCGGCCACAAGAACGTAGTCAAGATGACCTTCTGGAGCAAATACGGAGAGAGAACACCCTTTGTAAGGATTCTTCCAAAATTCCAGCTCATTTCTCGTGCCTTTTACTGGCAACGACATTGTAGTTCGCTGAGACGAAAGAAACAAAGGTTTAGTTTTGGTTTAAAACGAGGGAAAAAAGAGGAtatgttagtttttttcttcttcgttGGAGCCCATCTCCTTGCTATAATCTTTCTAGCTAGTCCACACAGGATtgacactgtgtgtttgttactCAAGCCGTCCTATACTGATTGACTTTCATGTCATACGCAACTCTTTAACTCCCTTTTGGGATATTATATTTTGAACAAACAGTTCTCATCGAGTAAGGAAGCTTATCTACGTGGATCCAAGATGGAGCCACAAAAACAACTTGTTTTTAGAAGTCATAAAAAGCCTCAGCTCTTCATCCTATGTTCCCTAGCCATTGTTAAGTCATATATCTGACTCTAACTACATGTAAGGGTGGTTAATGTTTACTGAAGAACAAAGATTGTGTTTTTATGGAGAGTTTAATCACAGACAGCCAGTCATAACACGACAGAGCATCTGAATGAAAGATCATAAGAACTTTTCTTTTTATCCTATCTTCTCAGCTACCATTTTCGTGGTAGACTTTGTACGATTTTCAGTTAAGGCAGAAAGTAAAGGTTCGACTTTCTAGTTCAAGAAAATTCCATTATCATTAAAGGCTGTGTAATCAGCAAGTTCACAGCCATCTTCACCACCTACTACTTTAAGACTTTCCGAGGATAAAACTTTCCTATGTAATGCTTATTTAATGGTAGGATGTAGAAATGCCGGGAGTCTGTTCTCAATCTCAGCCAGATGTTGTCACTGGGAGATTGTGTTCCACAAGGCGAGGGTTTAATGGTTTAAGCATGTGAAAGGCAGCTTTGTGGCAGGCTGGGGGGTGTTCTTGTCTGAAGCATAGCTGGAACACCACCCCTGACGCCCTAACTACGCTGTGGGTTtgccaaacacaaaaaaacctTATCAGGAATCTACCAGTTGCATAAGTTTACCTTGACCAAACGGCTGCTTGTCAATGAAATATTACAACACTGGGCTCAATAGATAAGATAAGGTTAACGTGGGCACACAATGATCTCTGCCTGCACAAGTTCTGCATCCGCCTACCTGTGCAATCTACTAATTGTTTTAGACAagtttttttgttaataaactGAGGACCTGGGAAGGCTccggaaggaggggaggggtcgaCGAGGTCAAATTTCTACGGATCGGATTTCTGAAAACAGGCGATGTCTAACCTGAACCGTGAATCTTTGTTAAAAGAGCCTCTTGTCTCTGGGGGTATACTGTGGCCCTGCAGCTATTCTCACAAAAGAACGCCTATATTCAGAAGTAGTGCTCAGTTTACATCACCAGTAGGTCCTAATCcgaatctcctctctctctctctctctctctctctctctctctctctctctctctctctctctctctctctctctctctctctctctgtctctgtctctgtctctgtctctgtctctgtctctgtctctgtctctgtctctgtctctgtctctctgtctctgtgtgtgtctctgacagGAAACCACCATCTCGCAGGAGAACAACTGAGGATGAGTTGCGTTCAGAATGACAATGTTGTAAATCCAGAGTGAAACTGCAAAAGAGACGGGACAAAAACTAACAAACACGGGAGGACGACGACTAAAGTGAGCCATTTATATCGGAGGCAGCGGGCAGTTCAAAGGACATGTCAGTAATTGGAATGGCTTTATCACTGCCTGCTGCATGTCTGGCTAATGCTGATGAGCGCAGGGTGAATGCATGAAAAGGCTTAGCCCACCGTTCTGCtcaaatcaacaacaaaaaacacaaatctgCTCTTTGTTAGCCAGGCCAGAAGAGACTCTCTTTCCCTAACAGCAgcattcctgtgtgtctgtgacctgTGATCACCGCTCCTAAGCGCGCCACACAAACACGTTCCTTAGTTTACAGTGAAGCACATCTCAAGGCCTTTCagtgacagaacaacaacaacaatagcaCCGCAGGGAACCACAACACTAGAACACTTTATGGGAACTATGCGCAGGGCAAAGAGGAAGATCAACAACATCTACAACGACAACAACAAACCTATGAGCTGccacaaggaggaagagagagttccaatagGTGGGGTGATGAGACAGTAAGAGAGGGTTATCATGTGGGTCATTAGATGATGTCCAAATGGTTTTTAGATGGCTACCAGATAGCtcttggtgggggtggggggtggggaggttgtaaaaaatgtttgtgtttttgtactgTTACGGCAGAATGTGGAAATGCGAGATACATGGAAATGGGGGCAAAGTCGTCTTTCCAACCACTTAAAGTGAAGACCtgcaaaagaagaaaaaaagggattcTGTGATGAACAGTTTCACTCTCGATGGAGCACTTATACTTGGGGCGGATTATTGTCTTATTTCACAAATTCACCTGTCAAAACCGTGATGTAACATAAAATTGTTTGTACAGTCAGATTAGTAGAATTGCAATATGCATTAGCAAAGGTAAAGTTTTCTAggtgtaatattttttttttaatgcaatGCCTGTACTGTATTTGCCATGTATTTTGTAGGGCGGGTTATAATTGGCTTTTTCCCAGGTTGTAATAAATTCTAATAAAGACACATCATTAGAACAAGACTCAACTTCTCTCAGGATTGTTGTCTGTTGTTGAAGTTGTGACTGTGTTTAGTTTGTAGTTTTACAAAGTCCCAAAATAGCTTCAGTTATACTGCTTGTTGTGAGGCTAATCAACGACAAGTGGTTGCTTTCACGGTACATCATTAAACATTACCTATGTCATGATTAAGTGTGAAGTATTTTTCTGTTCGAACAATCTTCTTTCTGTCCTGTACCCACTAACAAGACCCTTCATCctgattctgtgtttgtgtttgaataaGGGTTGTTTGTTGTCCTCCTGCCTGACCACAAAAGAGGCACTGTTCTAAGTCACTGGCACCTCGTCCAAGTTTCCATTGGGGAGACTATTGCCATTTGTCACACAGACTTACTTGCCGGTTAGTTAACGGgcgttttgcttgtgtgtgtgtgtgattgtgtgtgtgtgtgattgtgtgtgcgtgtgattgtgtgtgtgtgtgagtgtgtgtgtgtgtgattgtgtgtgtgtgtgattgtgtgtgtgtgtgtgattgtgtgtttgtgtgattgtgtgtgtgtgtgattgtgtgtgtgtgtgattgtgtgtgtgtgtgagtgtgtgtgtgtgtgattgtgtgtgcgtgtgattgtgtgtgtgtgtgattgtgtgtatgtgtgtgtgagtgtgtgtgtgtgtgtgtgattgtgtgtgcgtgtgattgtgtgagactatctttgttgtgtgtgtatgcgttacgtgttattttatgtattagAGTTCATGTTTTATCTCCTTATCTCAGCAGTATAagacaataaaataataattataataatacaatCTTTCTTAATGCACTGATAACATGCTAATGATAAAGGTTGATGCCTTGACACAGATATATTGCACAACCATATATATAACCGTATATAACATATCAGTTATATTAGAATCCATGTTGGGTTATTGGATTATCTCTTAATTTGAAATGAATTGTATTATTGATTAGATAAAACCAAGGCCATGTATTTAATCACATTGATATCTTTCCCACATTAACGATCACTTAATCACAAACTAATAGCCGTATGGATAAAGAGTCCAACCATCACTTTATATCTGTGTAAATTACAACCGGTGGTTCTTGACTATTCCCACCCCCAAAAATCCAAATTGCACATCCAACTGATAGTAAGAGAGTCATGAATAACTTCTGACGGTGAATGATTTCCAAAACAGAAATGAAGGTACTTTCCGGTCGCCATGATGTGTTTGGATCGGCATCACTACAGGGCGTGCATCAGAAGGACCTTGTCTGCGGACATGGAATGGGCCCTGGCGCGAGACAACCAGGGGTCCAGCCTCGGCAAACAACACGGACAGGGGTTAAAGGTCGCTGATTACATAACAGTTTTGGGGTGGTTTGATCTGAGTTTAAGATATTTCATTTAGAGATTGGGCT encodes:
- the cdo1 gene encoding cysteine dioxygenase type 1, with product MEHTEVMKPETLDDLIKVLHQIFESDNVNVEEVQNIMEAYDSNPQDWMKFAKSDQFRYTRNLVDEGNGKFNLMILCWGEGHGSSIHDHTDSHCFMKMLQGQLKETLFEWPKDKTNGDMVQKSQRVLQENQCAYINDSMGLHRVENSSHTDCAASLHLYSPPFQQCQTFDQRTGHKNVVKMTFWSKYGERTPFETTISQENN